In Syntrophales bacterium, the following are encoded in one genomic region:
- a CDS encoding TRAP transporter large permease subunit — translation MSPELAAIGMFVALIIFFFMGHPLAFVLGGVGVLFGFFFIGPQFFGIFMERIYGTMDNFVLVAIPLFILMGNFLTISGVADGLFKALRILLGPIRGGVGLAVIAVSIVFAACTGIIGASVVTMGLLAGPMLIRYGYQKEISMGMIAAGGSLGILIPPSIMLVMMADQAALSAGKLLMAGVIPGLTLGVLYMIYIAVRCWLNPEIGPPVPADELALIPMYKRIRDTVVFAVPPLILIFLVLGTIFFGIATPTEAAGVGAFAAFIMAMAYGKLTWHNFADTLHQTARTVTMVIIIIVGATCFTGVFLGLGGGAALVNAILGLGLGKWGTYILIMIIYVILGCFIDWIGIVMITFPIFLPVAQHLGFDMLWFVSMLAINLQLSFLTPPFGYALFYLSGLGIEGVRLSHIYRGVIPFLILQAIGVTICTIFPEIVVWLPNIMLGK, via the coding sequence ATGAGTCCTGAATTAGCCGCTATCGGTATGTTCGTCGCGCTGATTATCTTTTTTTTCATGGGACATCCCCTGGCATTTGTTCTGGGCGGAGTGGGCGTTCTGTTCGGTTTCTTTTTCATCGGTCCGCAGTTCTTCGGAATTTTCATGGAGCGCATCTACGGCACGATGGACAACTTTGTCCTGGTGGCGATCCCGCTGTTTATCCTGATGGGTAATTTTCTGACGATATCGGGCGTGGCTGATGGACTCTTCAAAGCCCTCCGCATCCTCCTCGGCCCTATCAGGGGTGGCGTAGGACTTGCGGTGATCGCCGTCTCCATCGTTTTCGCGGCCTGTACCGGGATTATCGGCGCATCGGTGGTCACAATGGGCCTTCTTGCCGGGCCGATGCTGATCCGCTACGGCTACCAGAAAGAGATATCCATGGGGATGATTGCCGCGGGCGGCAGTCTCGGCATTCTCATCCCTCCTTCCATCATGCTCGTCATGATGGCTGACCAGGCGGCTCTTTCCGCGGGGAAACTGCTCATGGCCGGGGTCATCCCGGGATTGACGCTCGGTGTCCTTTACATGATCTATATCGCCGTCCGCTGCTGGCTTAATCCGGAAATAGGGCCTCCCGTGCCGGCTGATGAGCTGGCGCTGATTCCAATGTATAAAAGAATCAGGGACACCGTTGTTTTTGCAGTCCCCCCGCTGATCCTGATCTTCCTGGTTCTCGGGACTATCTTCTTCGGGATCGCGACGCCGACGGAGGCGGCCGGTGTCGGGGCCTTTGCAGCGTTCATCATGGCCATGGCCTACGGGAAGCTCACCTGGCATAATTTTGCCGATACCCTCCACCAGACGGCCCGTACCGTAACTATGGTGATCATCATTATCGTCGGGGCAACCTGTTTCACCGGCGTCTTTCTGGGACTCGGCGGCGGCGCCGCCCTGGTCAACGCGATTCTGGGACTCGGCCTGGGAAAATGGGGAACCTACATCCTGATCATGATCATCTACGTCATCCTTGGGTGTTTTATCGACTGGATCGGAATCGTGATGATCACCTTCCCGATATTTTTGCCCGTGGCCCAGCATCTTGGGTTCGACATGCTCTGGTTCGTCTCCATGCTCGCGATCAATCTCCAGTTGTCGTTCCTGACGCCCCCCTTCGGCTACGCGCTGTTCTACCTCTCGGGTCTCGGCATTGAAGGAGTGCGGCTGAGCCATATCTACCGGGGGGTAATACCTTTTCTGATTCTCCAGGCAATCGGGGTGACAATCTGCACAATCTTTCCGGAAATAGTGGTCTGGCTGCCCAACATCATGCTCGGCAAATAG
- a CDS encoding TRAP transporter small permease subunit, with product MKFLLRFSGGIDTISRKVGVVCSYLIVPLTLVVVYEVLSRFFNHPTIWSFELSNFFYGTYFMLVAAYGLLYKSHVAIDLVSSHFKKKTQAVLSLICYLFMYFPFIAVFLYFGVSYAANSWQMMEKSWSIWGPPIYPFKTVIPITAFMLLLQGISEVIKTLAVLIPEGGESHES from the coding sequence ATGAAATTTTTGCTTCGTTTCTCCGGCGGAATAGATACCATAAGTCGAAAGGTGGGTGTCGTCTGCAGCTATCTGATTGTCCCGTTGACACTGGTGGTTGTCTATGAGGTGCTGTCCCGATTCTTCAATCACCCCACGATCTGGAGTTTTGAGCTGAGCAACTTCTTCTACGGGACTTATTTCATGCTCGTAGCAGCCTACGGCCTCCTCTACAAATCACACGTGGCAATCGATCTTGTTTCCAGTCATTTTAAGAAGAAAACACAGGCGGTGCTTTCGCTGATCTGCTATCTTTTCATGTACTTTCCCTTCATCGCCGTCTTTCTCTACTTTGGGGTTTCCTACGCGGCCAACTCCTGGCAGATGATGGAAAAATCATGGAGCATCTGGGGTCCACCCATCTACCCGTTCAAGACAGTTATCCCGATCACCGCCTTTATGCTTCTGCTTCAAGGTATTTCAGAGGTGATCAAGACTCTCGCAGTTCTTATTCCGGAAGGGGGGGAATCCCATGAGTCCTGA